A DNA window from Mycolicibacter terrae contains the following coding sequences:
- the trpD gene encoding anthranilate phosphoribosyltransferase, whose protein sequence is MVEPGGEAQPIAQIAQWRQVLGGLTSGADLVRGQAAWAMEQIMAGSATSAQIAAFGVAMQMKGPTAAEVGELADVMLAYGRKVPTDKIGTDTVDVVGTGGDGANTVNLSTMAAIVVAAAGVPVVKHGNRSASSLSGGADTLEALGVRIDLGPDEVARSVAEVGIGFCFAPQFQPSYRNASVARREIGVPTVFNLLGPLTNPARPGAGLIGCAFGELAEVMAGVFAARRSSVLVVHGDDGLDELTTTTTSTIWRVQAGTIDRLTFDPAGFGFARAEVDQLLGGDAQTNAEEARSVLAGTPGPVRDAVVLNAAGAMVAHAGLSSSAEWLPAWEDGLQRAVTAIDSGAAEQLLARWVRFGAQL, encoded by the coding sequence GTGGTCGAGCCCGGTGGTGAGGCGCAGCCGATAGCGCAGATAGCACAGTGGCGGCAGGTACTGGGCGGGCTGACGTCGGGTGCGGATCTGGTCCGGGGTCAGGCGGCCTGGGCGATGGAGCAGATCATGGCCGGCAGCGCCACCTCGGCGCAGATCGCGGCGTTCGGGGTGGCCATGCAGATGAAGGGCCCGACCGCCGCCGAGGTGGGTGAACTGGCCGACGTCATGCTGGCCTACGGACGCAAGGTGCCCACCGACAAGATCGGCACCGACACCGTCGACGTGGTGGGCACCGGCGGGGACGGTGCCAACACCGTGAATCTGTCCACCATGGCGGCGATCGTGGTGGCCGCTGCCGGTGTGCCGGTGGTCAAACACGGCAACCGGTCGGCGAGTTCGCTGTCCGGGGGCGCCGACACCCTCGAGGCGCTGGGGGTGCGCATTGACCTGGGGCCCGACGAGGTGGCCCGCAGCGTCGCCGAGGTCGGCATCGGATTCTGCTTCGCGCCGCAATTCCAGCCGTCCTACCGCAACGCCTCGGTGGCACGGCGCGAGATCGGCGTCCCGACGGTGTTCAACCTGCTGGGACCGCTGACCAACCCGGCCCGGCCGGGGGCCGGGCTGATCGGCTGCGCGTTCGGCGAGTTGGCCGAGGTGATGGCCGGTGTGTTCGCCGCTCGGCGGTCCAGCGTGCTGGTGGTGCACGGTGATGACGGCCTCGACGAACTCACCACGACCACGACCAGCACGATCTGGCGGGTGCAGGCCGGAACGATCGACCGACTGACCTTCGACCCCGCCGGGTTCGGGTTCGCCCGCGCCGAGGTGGACCAGCTGCTCGGCGGTGACGCGCAGACCAACGCCGAGGAGGCCCGGTCGGTGCTGGCCGGAACCCCCGGTCCGGTGCGCGATGCCGTGGTGCTCAACGCCGCCGGGGCGATGGTCGCCCATGCCGGGCTATCCAGCAGCGCTGAATGGCTGCCGGCCTGGGAGGACGGGCTGCAGCGCGCTGTCACGGCGATAGACAGCGGCGCGGCCGAACAGTTGCTCGCTCGTTGGGTCCGCTTCGGCGCCCAGCTCTGA
- the ctaE gene encoding aa3-type cytochrome oxidase subunit III — protein sequence MTSAVGSSGTAITSRVHSLNRPNMVSVGTIVWLSSELMFFAGLFAMYFTARAQSGGAWPPPPTELNLWQAVPVTLVLIASSFTCQMGVFAAERGDVFGLRRWYLLTFAMGLFFVCGQAYEYYHLIMHGTTIPSSSYGSVFYLTTGFHGLHVIGGLVAFIFLMVRTTMSKFTPAQATASIVVSYYWHFVDIVWIALFATIYFIR from the coding sequence GTGACGAGCGCTGTGGGGTCCTCGGGTACTGCCATTACGTCGCGTGTGCATTCGCTGAACCGTCCGAACATGGTCAGCGTCGGCACCATCGTGTGGCTGTCCAGTGAGTTGATGTTCTTTGCCGGGCTGTTCGCGATGTATTTCACGGCGCGGGCCCAGTCCGGTGGCGCCTGGCCGCCACCACCGACCGAGCTCAACCTGTGGCAGGCGGTCCCGGTGACGCTGGTGCTGATCGCGTCGTCGTTCACCTGCCAGATGGGCGTGTTCGCCGCCGAGCGCGGCGACGTGTTCGGGCTGCGCCGCTGGTATCTGCTGACCTTCGCCATGGGACTGTTCTTCGTCTGCGGTCAGGCGTACGAGTACTACCACCTGATCATGCACGGCACCACCATTCCGTCGAGCTCCTACGGCAGCGTGTTCTACCTGACCACCGGTTTCCACGGTCTGCACGTCATCGGCGGGTTGGTCGCGTTCATCTTCCTGATGGTGCGCACCACGATGAGCAAGTTCACCCCGGCCCAGGCCACCGCATCGATCGTCGTGTCGTACTACTGGCACTTCGTCGACATCGTCTGGATCGCACTGTTCGCCACGATCTACTTCATCCGATGA
- the qcrC gene encoding cytochrome bc1 complex diheme cytochrome c subunit → MNRSVRLKTPKKWARPRHHESVARRRLRRRLSGGLLLLVALAMAGGLAALLTPTPQVAVADESASALLRTGKQLFDTSCVSCHGANLQGEPGRGPSLIGVGEAAVYFQVSTGRMPAARGEAQAPRKYPMFDDKQIDALGAYVQANGGGPTVVRNADGSIAQASLRGDDLGRGGDLFRLNCASCHNFTGRGGALSSGKYAPDLAPANEQQILTAMLSGPQNMPRFSDRQISMEEKKDIIAYVRSVTEEHDPGGYGLGGFGPAPEGMVMWIIGMVAAIGAALWIGARS, encoded by the coding sequence ATGAACAGGAGTGTCCGGTTGAAGACACCGAAGAAGTGGGCCCGACCTCGCCACCACGAATCTGTCGCCCGGCGGCGGCTGCGGCGTCGGTTGTCCGGCGGGCTGCTGCTGCTGGTCGCGCTGGCCATGGCCGGCGGGCTGGCCGCACTGCTCACGCCGACCCCGCAGGTGGCGGTCGCCGACGAATCGGCCTCGGCGCTGCTGCGCACCGGTAAGCAGCTGTTCGACACCTCCTGTGTGAGCTGTCACGGCGCCAACCTGCAGGGTGAGCCCGGCCGCGGACCGAGCCTGATCGGTGTCGGCGAGGCCGCCGTGTACTTCCAGGTCTCCACCGGGCGGATGCCCGCGGCACGCGGTGAGGCCCAGGCCCCCCGCAAGTACCCGATGTTCGACGACAAGCAGATCGACGCCCTGGGTGCCTACGTGCAGGCCAACGGCGGCGGTCCCACCGTCGTGCGCAACGCCGACGGCAGCATCGCGCAGGCGTCGCTGCGCGGCGACGACCTGGGCCGCGGCGGCGACCTCTTCCGGCTCAACTGCGCGTCCTGCCACAACTTCACCGGCCGAGGCGGCGCGCTGTCCTCGGGCAAGTACGCCCCCGACCTGGCGCCGGCCAACGAGCAGCAGATCCTGACCGCGATGCTGTCCGGCCCGCAGAACATGCCGCGCTTCTCCGACCGGCAGATCTCCATGGAGGAGAAGAAAGACATCATCGCCTACGTCAGATCCGTTACCGAGGAACACGATCCGGGCGGCTACGGCCTCGGCGGATTCGGCCCGGCGCCGGAAGGCATGGTGATGTGGATTATCGGGATGGTCGCTGCCATCGGCGCGGCTTTGTGGATCGGGGCACGCTCATGA
- the qcrA gene encoding cytochrome bc1 complex Rieske iron-sulfur subunit: MTDVSKDTTVPDEAQLAAMSNDELLALGGRIDGVETIFKEPRWPVEGTRAEKRAERNVAGWFLAAGGFGFALLLIFLFWPWEYAPLESPDGFAYSLATPLYGLTFGLSVLFIGIGAVMFVKKFIPEEITIQERHDGSSAELDRKTVGAQLTDAFEGSTLPRRKLLGASLGIGFGAFGLGTLVAGAGGLIKNPWKPVVDTAEGKKAMLWTSGWTPRYHGETIYLARATGHSTNSPFVKMRPEDLDAGGMETVFPWRESDGDGTTEESREKLNEIMMGVRNPVMLIRIRPDDMPKVVKRAGQESFNFGDFFAYTKICSHLGCPSSLFEQQTYRILCPCHQSQFDALHFAKPVFGPAARALAQLPVTIDANGYLVANGDFVEPVGPAFWERTS; encoded by the coding sequence ATGACCGATGTCAGCAAGGACACCACCGTCCCCGACGAGGCCCAGCTGGCCGCGATGAGCAATGACGAGCTGCTCGCTCTCGGCGGCCGCATCGACGGCGTGGAGACGATCTTCAAGGAGCCGCGCTGGCCGGTCGAAGGCACCCGCGCCGAGAAGCGCGCCGAGCGCAACGTCGCCGGCTGGTTTCTGGCCGCCGGCGGCTTCGGCTTCGCCCTGCTGCTGATCTTCCTGTTCTGGCCGTGGGAATACGCGCCGCTGGAGTCCCCGGACGGGTTCGCCTACTCGTTGGCCACTCCCCTGTACGGACTGACCTTCGGGCTCTCGGTGCTCTTCATCGGCATCGGCGCGGTGATGTTCGTCAAGAAGTTCATCCCCGAAGAGATCACCATCCAGGAGCGCCACGACGGCAGTTCCGCTGAGCTGGACCGCAAAACGGTGGGAGCCCAGCTGACCGACGCGTTCGAGGGCTCGACGCTTCCGCGGCGCAAGCTGCTGGGCGCCTCGCTGGGCATCGGATTCGGCGCGTTCGGACTGGGCACCCTGGTTGCCGGGGCCGGCGGGCTCATCAAGAACCCGTGGAAGCCGGTCGTCGACACCGCCGAGGGCAAGAAGGCCATGCTGTGGACCTCGGGCTGGACCCCGCGCTATCACGGCGAGACGATCTACCTGGCCCGGGCGACCGGCCACAGCACCAACTCACCGTTCGTCAAGATGCGCCCCGAGGACCTCGACGCCGGCGGCATGGAGACCGTCTTCCCGTGGCGGGAGTCCGACGGCGACGGCACCACCGAGGAATCGCGCGAGAAGCTCAACGAGATCATGATGGGCGTGCGCAACCCGGTGATGCTGATCCGCATCCGGCCCGACGACATGCCCAAGGTGGTCAAGCGAGCGGGCCAGGAGAGCTTCAACTTCGGCGACTTCTTCGCCTACACGAAGATCTGCTCGCACCTGGGTTGCCCGTCTTCCCTGTTCGAGCAGCAGACCTACCGGATTCTGTGCCCGTGCCACCAATCGCAGTTCGACGCGCTGCACTTCGCCAAGCCGGTCTTCGGCCCGGCGGCCCGCGCACTGGCACAGCTGCCCGTCACCATTGACGCCAACGGTTATCTGGTCGCCAACGGCGACTTCGTCGAACCTGTCGGACCGGCCTTCTGGGAGCGCACCTCATGA
- the qcrB gene encoding cytochrome bc1 complex cytochrome b subunit has translation MGAHLMSPAIGDLLARQADDIDTRYHPAAALRRQFNKVFPTHWSFLLGEIALYSFIILLLSGVYLTLFFDPSMAEVIYQGVYQPLNGVQMSRAYETALNISFEVRGGLFVRQLHHWAALMFAASIMVHLARIFFTGAFRRPREANWVIGSLLLILAMFEGYFGYSLPDDLLSGIGIRAALSSITLGMPVIGTWLHWALFGGDFPGTILIPRLYALHILLLPGIILALIGVHLALVWFQKHTQFPGPGRTESNVVGVRVLPVFAIKSGAFFAMITGILGLMGGLLQINAIWNLGPYRPSQVSAGSQPDFYMMWTEGLARLWPAWEFYFLGHTVPGPVGVALIMGAVFTLLIIYPFLEKRFTGDYAHHNLLQRPRDAPVRTAIGAMAISFYLVLTLAAMNDIIAWKFHISLNATTWIGRIGMVILPPLIFFATYRWCIGLQRSDREVLEHGIETGIIKRLPHGAYIELHQPLGPVDEHGHPIPLEYAGAALPKRMNKLGSAGSPGRGSFLTADPTSEDAALNEAAHASERRALTALAERQDGNGNGDGQH, from the coding sequence CTGGGAGCGCACCTCATGAGCCCTGCAATCGGCGACCTGCTCGCCCGTCAAGCAGACGACATCGACACCCGTTACCACCCGGCGGCCGCACTGCGACGCCAGTTCAACAAGGTCTTTCCGACGCACTGGTCGTTCCTGCTCGGTGAAATCGCGTTGTACAGCTTCATCATCCTGCTGCTGTCCGGCGTCTACCTGACGCTGTTCTTCGACCCGTCGATGGCCGAGGTCATCTACCAGGGCGTCTACCAGCCGCTCAACGGCGTGCAGATGTCGCGCGCCTACGAGACGGCGCTGAACATCTCCTTCGAGGTCCGCGGCGGACTGTTCGTCCGGCAGCTCCACCACTGGGCGGCGCTGATGTTCGCCGCGTCGATCATGGTGCACCTGGCGCGCATCTTCTTCACCGGTGCGTTCCGCCGGCCACGCGAGGCGAACTGGGTGATCGGGTCGCTGCTGCTGATCCTGGCCATGTTCGAGGGCTACTTCGGCTATTCGCTGCCCGACGACCTGTTGTCCGGCATCGGTATCCGCGCCGCGCTCTCGTCGATCACGCTGGGTATGCCGGTGATCGGCACCTGGCTGCACTGGGCGCTGTTCGGCGGCGACTTCCCGGGCACCATCCTGATCCCCCGGCTCTACGCCCTGCACATCCTGCTGCTCCCGGGCATCATCCTGGCCCTGATCGGCGTGCACCTGGCGCTGGTGTGGTTCCAGAAGCACACCCAGTTCCCCGGACCCGGACGCACCGAGAGCAACGTCGTCGGGGTGCGCGTGCTGCCGGTCTTCGCGATCAAGTCCGGCGCGTTCTTCGCGATGATCACCGGCATCCTCGGCTTGATGGGCGGCCTGCTGCAGATCAACGCGATCTGGAACCTGGGCCCCTACCGGCCTTCGCAGGTGTCGGCGGGCAGCCAGCCGGACTTCTACATGATGTGGACCGAGGGGCTGGCCCGGTTGTGGCCGGCGTGGGAGTTCTACTTCCTGGGCCACACCGTGCCCGGCCCGGTCGGCGTCGCGCTGATCATGGGTGCGGTCTTCACCCTGCTGATCATCTATCCGTTCCTGGAGAAGCGGTTCACCGGTGACTATGCACACCACAACCTGCTCCAGCGCCCGCGCGACGCACCGGTCCGCACCGCGATCGGCGCCATGGCGATCAGCTTCTATTTGGTGCTGACCCTGGCCGCGATGAACGACATCATCGCGTGGAAGTTCCACATCTCCCTGAATGCGACGACCTGGATCGGCCGCATCGGGATGGTGATCCTGCCGCCGCTGATCTTCTTCGCCACCTACCGGTGGTGCATCGGCCTGCAGCGCAGTGACCGTGAGGTGCTCGAGCACGGCATCGAGACCGGCATCATCAAACGGCTTCCGCACGGCGCCTACATCGAGCTGCACCAGCCGCTGGGACCGGTCGACGAACACGGCCACCCGATTCCGCTGGAATACGCCGGCGCGGCGCTGCCCAAGAGGATGAACAAGCTGGGGTCGGCCGGCTCCCCCGGCCGGGGCAGCTTCCTGACCGCCGACCCGACTTCCGAGGACGCCGCGCTCAACGAGGCCGCGCACGCCAGCGAGCGGCGTGCGCTGACCGCGCTGGCCGAGCGTCAGGACGGCAACGGCAACGGCGACGGCCAGCACTGA
- a CDS encoding pyridoxine/pyridoxamine 5'-phosphate oxidase translates to MLGSAPEFNPARAPDDPVELFTRWLLHALDSGVAEPHAMTVSTVSGAAGSRPSARVLILKDLDSAGWHFAVSSLSRKGAELARNPAVALTFYWPALGRQVRVEGIAQADPAPVAAEDFLARSEGARTMALTGRQSEPYCDPAEIGEALAKARLELERSPGLVPADWVSYAVWADTVEFWQSDPDRRHRRLRYERDGAGWSTTPLWP, encoded by the coding sequence CTGCTAGGTTCCGCGCCGGAGTTCAATCCGGCGCGAGCCCCCGACGATCCGGTCGAGCTGTTCACCCGGTGGCTTCTGCATGCCCTCGACAGCGGCGTCGCGGAACCGCACGCCATGACGGTGTCGACGGTGTCGGGGGCGGCCGGGTCGCGACCGTCGGCGCGGGTGCTGATCCTCAAGGACCTCGACAGTGCCGGTTGGCATTTCGCGGTCAGCTCACTGAGCCGCAAGGGCGCCGAGCTCGCGCGCAATCCGGCTGTGGCGCTGACGTTTTACTGGCCCGCGCTGGGCCGCCAGGTCAGGGTCGAGGGCATCGCGCAGGCCGACCCGGCACCGGTGGCCGCCGAGGACTTCCTGGCCCGCTCCGAGGGCGCCCGGACGATGGCGCTGACCGGGCGCCAGAGTGAGCCCTACTGCGATCCCGCCGAGATCGGTGAGGCGTTGGCGAAGGCCCGCCTGGAACTCGAACGGTCCCCCGGACTGGTTCCCGCCGACTGGGTGTCGTATGCGGTGTGGGCCGACACGGTCGAATTCTGGCAGTCGGATCCGGATCGCCGGCACCGCAGACTGCGTTACGAACGCGACGGCGCGGGTTGGTCGACGACCCCGCTCTGGCCCTAA
- a CDS encoding DUF2561 family protein: MAGRNMADRFVHPGQSPEVVDRVLLGVCAAIWLTLLGMSVAATVALVDLGRGFHQPAKDSHNGLLYIVIGVSALVILAAIPVLLRARPSGPPPRPAGVAPRAGSPVRPNAPLPQRGFDAPGRRSAPERQALPNQTQVDRVLLRGVTVLASAVGGALTVVAAATYLMAVGKDTGSWVCYGLAGAITLAMPVIPWLYLRRLGEVLELPSRFG; encoded by the coding sequence ATGGCCGGCAGAAACATGGCAGACCGATTCGTCCACCCCGGGCAGTCCCCGGAGGTGGTGGACCGGGTACTGCTCGGTGTCTGTGCCGCGATCTGGCTGACGCTGTTGGGCATGAGTGTGGCGGCGACGGTCGCGCTCGTCGACCTCGGGCGGGGCTTTCACCAGCCGGCGAAGGATTCGCACAACGGCCTGCTGTACATCGTCATCGGTGTCTCCGCGCTGGTCATCCTGGCCGCCATTCCGGTACTGCTGCGCGCCCGCCCCTCCGGCCCGCCTCCGCGGCCGGCCGGCGTCGCGCCTCGCGCCGGGTCGCCGGTGCGGCCGAATGCGCCGCTGCCGCAACGCGGATTCGACGCCCCAGGCCGGCGGTCGGCCCCCGAGCGCCAGGCGCTGCCGAACCAGACCCAGGTGGACCGGGTGCTGCTGCGCGGCGTCACGGTGCTCGCCAGCGCCGTCGGCGGCGCACTGACCGTCGTGGCGGCCGCGACTTACTTGATGGCGGTCGGCAAGGACACCGGCTCGTGGGTCTGCTACGGGTTGGCCGGGGCGATCACCTTGGCCATGCCGGTGATCCCGTGGCTGTACCTGCGCCGTCTCGGCGAGGTGCTGGAACTGCCGTCCCGGTTCGGCTGA
- a CDS encoding MmpS family transport accessory protein: MSGPNPPEAGSGDEDPVSGAAGDADIPAIDEVAAPTPGASPDNTAYSQAYSAPESEQFLSGPYVPVDPRLYDYDNFDTPDEPDPHAKTPRWPWVVGVTVIIAAVSLVVSVALLFARSETNDLATPDTTRTTVSQPPVQDEITRTSNPTTPPPPPPPPSSEEPPPPPPSSEEAPPPPPPPPAESPSPEPSTATTEPTTTTQAKPMQVTYSVTGTKAPFDQITITYVDASGQRRTQRNAYIPWSLTLTPISQSEIGSVEASSMLRLSKLNCSITSSDGRVLSSNSNDAPATSC, encoded by the coding sequence ATGAGCGGGCCGAATCCCCCGGAGGCGGGCTCTGGAGACGAGGACCCCGTGTCGGGCGCAGCCGGAGACGCGGACATCCCGGCGATTGACGAGGTGGCCGCGCCCACGCCCGGCGCGTCACCGGACAACACCGCCTACTCCCAGGCCTATTCGGCCCCCGAGTCCGAGCAGTTCTTGAGCGGTCCCTACGTGCCGGTGGACCCGCGGTTGTACGACTACGACAACTTCGACACCCCCGACGAGCCGGATCCGCACGCCAAGACGCCGCGCTGGCCCTGGGTGGTCGGTGTCACCGTGATCATCGCCGCGGTCTCCCTGGTGGTCTCGGTGGCGCTGCTGTTCGCCCGCTCCGAGACCAACGACCTGGCCACACCGGACACCACGAGAACCACCGTCTCGCAGCCGCCGGTGCAGGACGAGATCACCAGGACCAGCAACCCGACCACGCCGCCACCACCGCCCCCGCCGCCGTCCAGCGAGGAGCCCCCGCCGCCGCCACCGTCGAGTGAGGAGGCCCCGCCGCCACCGCCACCGCCGCCGGCGGAGTCTCCCTCTCCCGAACCATCCACTGCGACAACGGAGCCCACCACGACCACCCAGGCCAAGCCGATGCAGGTGACCTATTCGGTGACCGGCACCAAGGCGCCGTTCGACCAGATCACGATCACCTACGTCGACGCCTCCGGGCAACGCCGGACCCAGCGCAACGCCTACATCCCCTGGTCGCTGACATTGACGCCGATCTCCCAGTCGGAGATCGGCTCGGTGGAGGCGTCCAGCATGCTGCGGCTGAGCAAACTCAACTGTTCGATCACCAGCAGTGACGGTAGGGTGCTGTCATCCAACAGCAACGACGCGCCGGCGACGAGCTGCTGA
- a CDS encoding cytochrome c oxidase subunit 4 codes for MRIESRLFEFVATFFVVVGVVYAVLTTLFATGGVEWAGTTALVLTGVMALIVATFFRFVARRLDTRPEDYEAAEISDGAGELGFFSPHSWWPILIALSGSVAAVGIALWLPWLIAAGVAMVLSSVAGLVFEYYIGPEKH; via the coding sequence ATGCGCATCGAATCCAGGCTGTTCGAGTTCGTGGCCACCTTCTTCGTGGTGGTCGGGGTGGTCTACGCCGTACTGACGACCCTGTTCGCCACCGGCGGAGTCGAGTGGGCCGGCACCACGGCGCTGGTGCTGACCGGGGTGATGGCCCTGATCGTGGCCACCTTCTTCCGGTTCGTGGCACGCCGGCTGGACACCCGCCCCGAGGACTACGAGGCGGCCGAAATCAGTGACGGCGCCGGGGAACTGGGCTTCTTCAGCCCGCACAGCTGGTGGCCGATCCTGATCGCGCTGTCGGGATCGGTGGCCGCTGTGGGGATCGCGTTGTGGCTCCCGTGGCTGATCGCGGCCGGGGTGGCGATGGTGTTGTCGAGTGTGGCCGGGCTGGTCTTCGAGTACTACATCGGCCCCGAGAAACACTGA
- the ctaC gene encoding aa3-type cytochrome oxidase subunit II produces MTRGGTNVTRRGQGVVLSRLLRPLAGAGVLGLLTVTLSGCSYDWTDVVGFGWPKGITPEAEANYKLWLGMVIASVVIGGIVWGMIFWATLFHRKKATDTELPRQFGYNMPLELGLTVLPFLAIAVIFYFTVVVQEKMLHHDPDPEVVVDVTAFQWNWKFGYQKVNFRDGTLSYEGADQQRKEAMASKPEGVDKHGEELVGPVRGLNTDDRTYLNFDRVETLGTTNEIPVLVVPSGKRIEFVLNSADVIHSFWVPEFLFKRDVIAWPERNNQVNTFQVSEIQKEGAFVGHCAEMCGTYHAMMNFEVRVVSPNDFKAYLGQRIAGKSNAEALEAIKQEPLAVTTRPFDSRRGLLAPEASNK; encoded by the coding sequence GTGACTCGAGGAGGCACCAACGTGACACGCCGCGGGCAGGGCGTTGTGCTTAGCCGTCTGCTTCGACCGCTGGCGGGTGCCGGCGTGCTCGGCCTGCTGACGGTGACGCTCAGCGGCTGTAGCTACGACTGGACCGACGTGGTCGGCTTCGGCTGGCCCAAAGGCATCACCCCGGAGGCCGAGGCCAACTACAAGCTGTGGCTCGGCATGGTGATCGCCTCCGTCGTGATCGGCGGGATCGTCTGGGGAATGATCTTCTGGGCGACGCTCTTCCACCGCAAGAAGGCGACCGACACCGAACTGCCGCGCCAGTTCGGCTACAACATGCCCCTGGAGCTCGGGCTCACCGTCCTGCCGTTCCTGGCCATCGCGGTGATCTTCTACTTCACCGTCGTCGTTCAGGAGAAGATGCTGCACCACGACCCCGACCCCGAGGTGGTCGTCGACGTCACCGCCTTCCAGTGGAACTGGAAGTTCGGCTACCAGAAGGTCAACTTCCGCGACGGCACGCTGAGCTACGAGGGCGCCGACCAGCAGCGCAAAGAGGCGATGGCCTCCAAGCCCGAAGGCGTCGACAAGCACGGCGAGGAGCTGGTCGGACCGGTCCGCGGACTCAACACCGACGACCGGACCTACCTCAACTTCGACAGGGTCGAGACGCTCGGTACCACCAACGAGATCCCGGTGCTGGTGGTGCCCAGCGGCAAGCGCATCGAGTTCGTGTTGAACTCCGCCGACGTCATCCACTCCTTCTGGGTGCCGGAGTTCCTGTTCAAGCGGGACGTCATCGCCTGGCCCGAGCGCAACAACCAGGTCAACACCTTCCAGGTCTCTGAGATCCAGAAGGAGGGGGCGTTCGTCGGCCACTGCGCGGAGATGTGCGGCACCTATCACGCCATGATGAACTTCGAGGTCCGGGTGGTCTCGCCCAACGACTTCAAGGCCTACCTGGGTCAGCGGATCGCCGGGAAGAGCAACGCCGAGGCGCTGGAGGCGATCAAGCAGGAGCCGCTGGCCGTCACCACGCGCCCATTCGACAGTCGCCGCGGCCTGCTAGCCCCCGAAGCCAGCAACAAGTAG